Proteins from one Bacteroides zhangwenhongii genomic window:
- a CDS encoding DMP19 family protein has translation MIEVMESALQKAAGEGMDEFIQVFTDKYKEVIGGELTAETMPLLTGEQHSLLAYQIFRDEIMVGGFCQLIQNGYGGYIFDNPFAKVMRSWGADELSKLVYKAKKIYDVNRKDLEKERTDDEFMAMYEQYEAFDELEEAYLEMEEQVTALVASYVDDHLDLFAKIIKR, from the coding sequence ATGATAGAAGTAATGGAGTCCGCTTTGCAAAAAGCTGCGGGTGAGGGAATGGATGAATTCATCCAAGTGTTTACCGATAAATATAAGGAGGTGATTGGTGGTGAACTGACTGCCGAAACTATGCCTTTGTTAACGGGGGAGCAACATTCTTTACTCGCTTATCAGATTTTTCGTGACGAGATAATGGTTGGCGGATTTTGTCAGTTGATTCAGAATGGCTATGGCGGATATATTTTTGATAATCCGTTTGCTAAGGTGATGCGTTCATGGGGAGCGGATGAATTGTCGAAATTGGTCTATAAAGCAAAAAAAATATATGATGTCAACCGGAAAGACCTGGAGAAGGAACGGACGGATGATGAATTTATGGCTATGTACGAGCAGTATGAGGCTTTTGATGAGTTGGAAGAGGCTTATTTGGAGATGGAGGAACAGGTTACGGCATTGGTCGCAAGTTATGTGGATGACCATTTAGACCTTTTTGCAAAAATAATAAAAAGATGA
- a CDS encoding Yip1 family protein has translation MKLISSPAKAWEEISMEEDRRKVYMAFVYPMIGLCGLSVFIGSLLTNGWGGPQSFQIAMTNCCAVAVALFGGYFLAAYAINEMGTRMFGMRSDIPLAQQFAGYALVVPFLLQIVTGLLPDFRIIAWLLQFYIVYVVWEGVPVLMGVEEKLRLRYTLFSSALLILCPTVIQIVFNKLTAILN, from the coding sequence ATGAAATTGATTTCCTCTCCGGCTAAGGCTTGGGAGGAAATTTCTATGGAAGAGGATAGGCGAAAAGTATATATGGCTTTTGTCTATCCTATGATTGGTTTATGCGGTTTGTCCGTATTCATTGGTTCGTTACTGACCAATGGATGGGGAGGTCCGCAAAGTTTCCAGATAGCTATGACCAATTGTTGTGCCGTAGCTGTAGCCCTGTTCGGAGGCTATTTTCTGGCAGCATACGCCATAAATGAGATGGGGACGCGAATGTTTGGTATGCGCAGTGATATACCATTGGCGCAACAGTTTGCAGGATATGCGCTTGTTGTACCATTCCTGCTCCAGATTGTAACCGGACTATTACCTGATTTTAGAATTATTGCTTGGCTGCTGCAATTCTACATCGTATATGTGGTATGGGAAGGGGTTCCCGTATTGATGGGCGTAGAAGAAAAACTGAGATTGAGATACACCCTTTTCTCATCTGCGTTGTTAATACTATGTCCGACGGTGATTCAGATTGTTTTCAATAAACTGACAGCCATACTTAATTAA
- the smpB gene encoding SsrA-binding protein — MKQPSVNIKNKRATFDYELIDTYTAGIVLTGTEIKSIRLGKASLVDTFCYFAKGELWVKNMHVAEYFYGSYNNHTARRERKLLLNKKELEKLQREMKNPGFTIVPVRLFINEKGLAKLVVALAKGKKEYDKRESIKEKDDRRDMARMFKR, encoded by the coding sequence ATGAAACAACCCTCTGTAAATATAAAAAATAAACGGGCTACGTTTGATTACGAACTGATAGATACCTATACGGCAGGTATTGTGTTGACAGGTACGGAAATCAAATCCATTCGTCTGGGAAAGGCAAGCCTGGTAGATACGTTTTGTTATTTTGCGAAAGGCGAATTATGGGTGAAGAATATGCACGTCGCCGAGTACTTCTACGGTTCGTATAATAATCATACGGCACGTAGAGAGAGGAAGTTGTTGCTCAACAAAAAAGAATTGGAGAAACTCCAAAGGGAAATGAAGAATCCCGGCTTTACGATTGTTCCCGTGCGTTTGTTTATCAATGAGAAAGGGTTGGCGAAACTCGTAGTTGCCTTAGCGAAGGGTAAGAAAGAATACGATAAACGGGAATCGATCAAAGAGAAAGACGACCGCAGGGATATGGCAAGAATGTTCAAACGATGA